The sequence GAAAGAAGAATCGGCACAGGTCCATGTTGAGCCGTTGTCACCTGTTAAGGTGTAGTAGGCCGGTTGTACCGCAGGGCCACTGTCTTTGGTGACTTGGTAGTCAATGGTGACGGTGTTACCGGGTGCCAAGATGCCATTAAAATGGTCAGTGTCTAAACGAATGGTGACTGAGTTGCCGTCTTCTGTAAAACTGGTGGCATTGTAGCCTCCGTTAAGATTTTCAGCTTCGCCAATGAGGAAGTTTAAGTCATAACCCTCAAAGGTAATATTGTGTCCGGCATTATTGTTAAGGTTCAACTGTAGATGTGAGCCGGTATCCCATTCATCGTATCGCACGAACTCCACCCTGCAAGCTGGGAGACCGTCTACACCGCCACCGGTCGCTACGATCATAGTGGCTGTTGCGGTTGCGGACTCTACAGATTCATTGTCAGTGAGGGTATATTCAAAGGTATCAATACCTGAAAATGCGGAGTTTGGGCTATAGGTAGCACTAATACCGTTGGTGCTAACGGCACCGTTTTGAGGGGCGGTAATAATGGTCGCGCTCACGAGTTCACCGTCGATATCGCTTCCTAGCAAATCAAAAGTGGTGTCGGTGTCGCGCAAAGTCGTGTGATTGAACGATATCGCTTGCGGCGGGAAAACAGCACCAGTACCGCCGGTAAAACAAGTACAGGTTTGGGCTGTCGCACGAATGCCGTGCTCGCTGTTAATGAGGAGGTCACCCCACGTTGAAAGGTTGCCCACATCATAGTCGATTGTAATATCGAGAGATTCTACACCGCCGCTATTGCCTGACCATGACCAGCCAAGGTAGCCTAAATCGTATAGGTCGGTTAATTCCAAAATAGAGGCTTCGTCAACGTCTTCGTCTTGATGGTCGGCACCAAATTCACCCACTACAATAGGGAGTTTGTGATCGTATACAAATGTACGCAGGTAACTGTCGATAACATTACGGTTGTTATAGATTTGGTACATGTGAACACTAAACACAACATTTGCGAGCGGGTCTGCGGCGAACACTTCGGGTGCACGCTCGAGCATGGTGTTTTCCCAGTCTTGTCCCCAGTTGGGGGCATCTACCATAAGGGTATGAGTAAAACCGGCTTCACGTAAACGCTGTATCGCGTCGATGTGATCGTTAACCCAGTCGTCTCCAGTTACACCGCTGTTACCGTATGGTTCGTTAGCGATATTGATGATAACGGTATCCTCTTCGCCTTTAAGGGCGCCTTGGATATCGATCCAGTAGTCAACGCCGGTCGACAGATGCACTGCACCCGATTTTTCGGGGTAGCCAGTAGAGTCGTGCACTTCCACAATCGATACCATTTGCAGTTCTTTCATTTGAGCAATAATGCCCGCAACGGTTTCTTCTGAATCGCGCCCCCAATCCTCTTCGTGTAGGCCTGTACTTAGTACTATGCGTACGGAGTTAGAGCCAACACTTGCTATATCGATGAGTGCTTGTTCGGTGGTGTCTTCGTACCATGTGTGGGCGTGGTTTACACCGCGCATAATAAAAGGTTTGTCGTAGTTATCGAACAGTAATCCGTCTTTGACATAAAAGCCGTCAACGGCCATGGCAGAGCTCGCGAAAAGGGAGGCTGTGGCAAGTGCAGTAGATAAGCACCATTGCCGAATTTTTCCCGTACGCGAGGAGTTTTTAGATTTGTTCATTGTTATTCCTCAATTATTTTTATTGTGTGTTGTTGATCTATTATTTTGATGTGAAATTTAAATTGAGTATCGGTTACATTCTTGTGCGGTTTTATGGTTTTTAAGCAATGAAATGCCTTATTAAAAAACAGTAAGAATGTTGTACGAAAGCGTGATTAATTGACACTGTATGAAGGCTTCTGTTTTAGCAGACGGCTTCATACAGAGAGCCTCTAGCAACCTTGAAGTAAGGGTGTGCTAGAGGAGGATGCTAGAGCTTATTGAACGACGTTGTCGCCACAGGCTGCACGCGAGATACACGTTTGATTGTTTTCATTCCCCCAGCCAGAACTGGTGTTGGAGCAAATGGCCACTTGCCAGCCGTACCAGTTACACATACTACCTGTTGGCTCAGCAGTGGGTGCTGGCGTAGGCGTAGGTGCTGCGGTGGGCGTGGGAGCCGTGGTGGGGGTGGGCGTTGGTGCAGTTGTGGGCGTTGGTGTTGGAGCTGCGGTGGGTGTAGGTGTTGGAGCTGCGGTGGGTGTAGGTGCAGCAGTAGGCGTGGGTGTTGGTGCTGCCGTTGGTTCTGGTGTAGGACCGTCGCATACGCTTACCACGCCGCCGCTACCGTTTTGGCTGTTACAGGTGTCAATGCCAATACAGCTTTGGTTGTTTTCATAACCCCAGCCGCTCTCTTGATTATTGCAAAGAGGGCGGGGGTCATCCTGATACCACTTACACTGGTCGCTACAGGTGCCGGTGCCGGGCGTAGGCACAGGTGTTGCAGTGGGAGTGGTTGTAGGTGTTGGTGTAACGCTAGGTGCTGATGTAGGTGTAGGTGTAGGTGTAGGTACTGGGGTTGTAGAGGGCTCTGCTGTGGGCGCCGGAGTAGGAGTTGGTTCGCTACCTCCGCTGGGCTCTTGCCCCCAAACTAGGCCTTCTGGGCCATAGGCAGGAATTTTAGGGGCATCAATACCATAGGTTGCATCCACAGTGCCGCTATACGCAGCGTCATAAGAAGGGTCGTTACTATTGTCCCACTCTACGCCGGTTGCTGAATCGGGCAAAGCCACACGGAATTGAACTTCGCGGCGATGTTCTGATTGGCCACCAGGGAATATCACGTCGTCACCAAATAAAACTTCGACGTAATAAATAGTGCCATTCCATTGGTTTAGTGCCGAGATGTTCGACGCTTGATTGTAACCAGAGCTAACGGTTAGGTCTTCTAGTCCGTAGCCGGCATCAAACACTTCGCTTAAATCATAGAAATAGCGAATGGATAGATCGTCTCGTCCTTTTGCGGGAGTGGTGCTGTGGTTTTGAATTACAGCTTTTATTTCAACGTATTGACTGCTTGAAGAATTAACTTTAGCGCCGACTAAGTATTCCACTGTTTCGGGTTCTGCTGGTGGAAAGTTGGATAGCGGAGCGCCGCCATACTGGCTATATAATGCGGCCAATGCGCTAGTGAAACCTGAGTTGTAATCAGTGGCAACTTCGTTTTCAACGTAATCGTCTCTATCTTCAACGTAGCCTGTGTCGGCATTGGGGCCACCCACTAGGGCACCGTAGAGTATATGGCGTTGTTGCTCAGGAACACTGCTGGTATCTGCCCAAGAACCGTGGGAACCGCGGTGGTGAACATTGGTGGGGTAATTGTTTCCAAAACCCACCACGTAACTTTGGTTGGCGGGGTTGTCGCCAAGAATGTGGTCTATTTGGTATTTGCCAAAACTGTGATAGCGGTCGTGGAGAGGGTGGCTTGTGCCGAGGCTTTCGGCATAAAAGAGCGCCAAATAGGCCGCGTTTGCAGCGTATCGGTTAACGCCCCAAGTATCTACGAGAATTAAACCTGCGCCAGTACGATTACCGTCGCCGATACTCCAGTGATCTAAATAGCGCTGTGCATCTTCGTGGTAATTATCGTCACCCACGAGCGCCGCCATTAACACGTAAACGCCATAGGCTTTGTCGTTCCAGCCTTGTGACCACGTGTACACCGGTGTTTCGGATTGGTTTTCTGTACCCATTTGAACGTAATAATCGCGCGCTTTTGTTAGGTATCTATCGTTGCCAGTCGCACGCCATAGCCAAATCGCGGCCCATGCCATTTCATCCCAATAAACGCCATCGGTTGAACTGTAAAAACTGGATGCGTCTGAAATACAAAGCGAGTAGGCGTTGTCTTTTCCGGTTGTGCCGGTGGTTGATTCGGCAAAGTTAAAGAGTGATTCGGCGTGAGAAACGAGCGTAGCGGCATAGGCGGCATCATTGGATGAAAAGACCATAGACGATGATGCCATTGCGGCGGCTGTTTCGGCAGCGAGATCTGGGCCGGGGCAGCTCGAGTCGATTTTCATTGATACGCGTGATTCGGGGATTTTATGGTGTAAAACTTCTGCTGGCCCCCAAAAAGTATGATCGTCTCCGCCTACACCGACTTGGCCGTAAAATTCGTTTGCGGAAGGGTGAGCATTAATAAAATAATCATTTACAAAACGTAGGTTATTTAAGAGGTGTTCCTGCTGGTTTGAATCTTGGTAGGCGCCCGTATAGTCGACGCCCCCCCAGGCAACCATAGTGACGGTTGCGGCCATTGGGAAACCAAATTTAACGTGGTCGCCAGCATCAAACCAGCCACCGCGTAAATCTAAGCCTACATCGGCGCCATCATCGGGCACAGAATCGCCACGCCACGCGACACGGTTCCATTCTGGCAGCGGGCCGGCTTGCTGGGCCTCGTAAAAATAAAGAGATTTTTGTAATGCTTCACCATAGGCGAAGTTCGATTGAGCACTGGCGCCGCTGCTGGCAAATGCCAGCGCCGCTACGCTAGTTGCGAGCCATATTTTTTTTATCATTGTTGGTCTCCACACAAGTTAGGTTTTAAGCGCATACAGTTACAGCACGGCTACGGCAGTCGCTCTTATTTTCTCTCGACAGCACCTAAACATAAAAATTAGAAATATGGGGGGGCACCCGTGCAGGACGTTGCTGGGTACAAAAAAGTGATATTGATTTCGTTAAGTTGAAGGCCCCAATGGCCAAATTTTTATTTTTGTTTTGATGCGGACGATATTTAACGCTTCTGGCTATCGCTTCGTCCAGACTTAGGTCAAAAAAACAAACTATGAAATTTTATTTATGTTTACGGGCTAACTTGTGGCCTAAAGAGTGGTGTATATGAATGGTACTTTTGTGCGGCATACAGTGTGTTGAGTGTGGTTAATGCCTTTGATGGTTTGATGCGAGCGCGTACGTTGTAAAAATTAGGCATAAGCGGGGGCTTAACGTGAAGGCGGTTAATGCTGTTGTCGGTCATTAGGCTGGCAGGAGATGGAATAAAAAAAAGGGGCCCATAAGGGCCCCAATATCATGTTTGCGAAAAACCACTCCAGCCTCAGAGAAAGATGGGTAGCCTTCACAGGAGGGAGTATACCTAATTGGCGTCATTAGCAGGTAAAACATGAGGTGCCACTCCTGAATTATTGGCGCCATAGGTTGACTTTTTAGTGATTTTGGCGACGATTAATATGATATTTATGCCGAATGGCGTGAGGGTGCGTTGACGTTGGAGCGCAAAAAAATATTCACGCGTCGAAGAGTTGTTTTTGGCGAGCAAAAGGTATTATACATATTATGTAAGCTGGCGCTGGGTGTGCGGCCGTGCGCCTGCATATTGCATTGAACAAAACCTGCTGGCTAGCATCGATCATAGAATGAAATGTGCGGTTGCTAGCCAGTGGTTGATAACAACAGTGTTCTGCATCAACGCCTTAAGCTTAAAAGGTAAGTGCTTCAGGTTTGTCTAGGTCGTTCACAACTCGCCAATTTCCGCCACCAGTAATCACCTTATTGCTCCAAAGTGAAAGGCGGTTTAAGTAGTCTTGCGGGTTTTGGTTGTCTGCTCGAAGCTTAGTAACGTTGAGCGCTTGCACAGTAAACCCTTTTAAATTTAAGTCGAAGTCACGTACGTAATCTTTAGGGAGTTCTTCTTTTAAATCGGAGTAGATCATAATGGTTTTACTCCCGACATTCGCTTCGTTTAGATATTCGACTCCTTGCAGTAAACCGCCCGAAATATCGGTGTAGGCACTGCTTTGAACCGTGCCAACAAAGCGCTCTATTTGGGTTGCGAATGTCCGTTTTTGTTTATTCGCAACAGATGGACGTGCATCTAACACCACCTTTGCAATAATGTCTTTTTCACTAAAACTACCGCTATCAATACGAGCAACGGCGAAGGTATCGCCGGGTTCCAGTATCGCTAACATAAAATTGATGAGTTGCTGTGCCTTGGTTAACTCTTGGGTATAGGTGCCAGAGGTGTCTAGTAGTAAGTAAACACCGCGGGCATAGTTTGTGGGTGGTGTATCGCTGCAAGCCGTGAGCCCGAATATTGAGGTGAACACCAACCTGATAAAGAGGGTTTTAATGTTGTGGAATAGAATAGTCATTCTGACGGCCTTATTAGTTAATGCGGTTTCCGGCTTACTTTTCGGTGACCGTGTTTAAACGAGCTTTCGATGGTGTTTCCAGTGATTGGCGAATAAGTGCTTCACACCATAAAGGCGCCGCTATTAGAAGGTCATACAAACTGATCACGATTTTTCCAATGTGCCTAACCATGGCCGCTGTTATGCGCATAATCACAGCGGTTACCGTTAAGGCTAACTCCAGTACGCTACCGAAAACGCTTCGACCCGTTTGGAGTAAATACTCTAGCGGTATGGCAACCATCGTGAGAGCGAGCGGTAGAATAAACCCGAGTGTCATGTTGGCTGCGAGTGGTATCCACTCGTTAATGTTCGTATCTGTGAGTGGGGTAGTGGCGGTTACGCCGGCAAGTGAGGCACGCAAATCGGCGAGATCTCCCGCTATTTGATCCCGCATAAAGGCCAGCGCCGATTCAGTTGACGCTAAAACAATAAGTACAATTGCGGCGGCAATCATAATGGTGCGTCTTATGCGGTCATCCATAGCGCCAATTAATGGGAATAGTGACGTTATGCGCAGGCTTTCCAATAGAAATATACCGGCAGTCATTTCTAAGCAAATAATGACAAGCGCGGCTAAATCGGCCACCTTAACCCCCGCGACTCGTTGCACCGAGCCAACCATTTCTGACATGGGTAATGCTATCAGGTGAAAGTTGAAAAACGCGCCGCCAATGGCAATAGTTATGACCAATGCCGCGATAATAAACTGGGTAATAGAGGATGCTTTAAGGGCGCGTTCCGCTTTGTCTCTACCGGCGACAATGTCATTAAAGCGAATCATTTGATGATCAATATTATGGCTTCGTGTGACGATTTCTTTAAGGCGTTCGCCCACTTCGTCAACGCTATAAGCCAGTTTTCGCCAATAGGGCGTCATACTTTTTAGCGCGTTGTGGCGAGTGAATGATTCTTTTCGGTAAGCTGCAAGCGTTTCTTTATGCTGTTGTTCAGCGGAGGCGTGAATTTGCTCTAAAACTTTCCCGCCAATGGTTGCTGCTTTTTCCCCGTTTTTAAGTTTTGCTATGGCGTCGACGGCTTCTACCCAATCAGGCCCCGCTAATGGTACTTCACGGCTTCGTTCGTAATCGTCTTGTATACGCGCGACTTGCGCTTGCATTTGGCGTTGTAACTGTGGGTAGCCACCAAGATCACGTTGGACAAATTTATTCACTTCAAAAAACTCTTTTTCAAGGTCTCGTTCGGCTTGCTCTCTCCCTTGGGCGAGCAATACCTCTCTGTTTCGATGATATAAGCGAATGCGGGCGGCTTGCAGTGCTTTTGCTGCGAGCCTAAGGCCACTGTATAAACTGTTGAATGAGCCATTTAGCGCACGATGAGCTGCGTTACGGGCAATGTAGAGGACGAGTGTCCCCCCAATAAAGAGTATTGCGAATTCACCCCAACTATTGAGGGTGAAAGGAGTCTCGAAGATCATAGTACGTACCACCTTGATTGGGTGAAATGTAAGGGTATGTTGGCTGCGAATGTTAGTATTCGCGGTAGTTGTGCTTACTTTATCAACGTAGAGGTGGTGCGAGAGGGCGTTGTTCACGTTTTCGTGGTGATCAATTCTGTCCAAATATGGCGAAATATGGCAGCGCTAACTATTTGATTTTAATAAGAAAAAAAATGTGAACTTATCGCTGTGTTACGGTCAAAGTTTGAGCTAGTAAGGGTGTGCGCATTGGATCAGACGCTTTACAAGTCCACCCTTTACTCAAGCGGCGATAACTAGTACCTTGGTCGCCCTGATTTTTCGGTCTTTAAGGCCTAATTATCACAACGATCAATAAGAAAGAAAGACACAGATTCCGGCGTAGTCAGCCTCCTCTAAATGGTTAATTTTTTGGGTTAATTCAACGAATGTTACGAAGTACATCCCCCTTCTTGTATGCTTTTTCCGTATTACTTTTATTGAGCCTAAACGGCTGTGGCAATGATACTGATCGGAAAAAAGGTGCCGTTACCGATTTTAGCGACCTTACCGATATGCGCTTAAGCAGTTTGGTGATCGATCAAGGTACGTTAGTGCCGGCTTTCGATCCCGACTATATAGGCACTTATGCGCTTAATGTCCCCAGTGATGTGACGAGTATTAATATTACCGCCTCACCTTTAAACGAAGACATTAAACTTGCTATTGCTAAGCGAGAGCTGGAGCGCGATGAAAATGGCGATCCGGTACTTGATGAAAATGGTAATAGTACGTTCAATTATTTGGGCGAAAATAACGAGATTGAGCCTGGCGAGGTTGATACTAAAACCTTGGCAGAAGGCGATAACATTATTGTATTGAGGATGTCTGAAGACGGAAATACCCGTCGCCTTAATTACACTATAAATGTTCATCGGGTGAGTACGTCAGCAAAGCTGCTGAATATTGTGGCGACCAATCAAGCCTACAATTCTGATGATGCGTCAGACGTTTTTTATCTGGCACTCACTCCTGAATTTAATTCTTCTGTCTTTTCTTACGCAGCTGAAGTGCCTTATGCGGGCTGCATGATAACTGTCGGTGCGCAAACCAACGAACGTCATACCAGCGTAACCATTAATAATCGAGAAAGTGCTCACTTTCAATCGATTGAGCTAAACGTGGCCGAGGGTGACAATTTAGTCGAACTAGTGTCTCGTGCTGAAGATGGTGTTGGCGAAGAAACCTATCAGTTAACCGTTACTCGAGCTGTTGGCACCACAGAAGAGTTGGCTGCAGATACGACTTTGAGCGCTATGGAAATTGTTGGCGCAGAATTACAAACCGATTTTGGTTGCTTAATTCCGAGTTATCTTGGTGCTTACAATCAAAATGTCTCAGGCCTACAGTTAACCGCTAGCCCTTCAGTAGAGGGCGCAACCATGACTTTGGGTGTGCCGGAACTGAGTGATACTGGGGTTATCTTAAGTGTTACAGAACCCCAAACGCTATTAGCGGGTGTGCCGTTCGCTATTGATGTGGACGGTGTCGATTCCGTTGAGCGGGTACTAGAAGTCACCGCCAGTAATGGCACTAATAAACGGTATTACACGCTTTCGCTAGGGCGCAGAGAGACTAATTGGGTATTGGTTGAGACTGTCGATGAGTTACAGGCAGCGTTGTTAAACGCCGAGCCTAATGATGAAATTGTTGTGCGTCCCACGTACTACTTCGGAACAGCTTCATTAGACACAAGCGGCCATGAAGACGCGCTTTTTTACAGCGATCGTAGTGGTACCGCTGATACTCCCATAACATTGCGTAGTGCCAGTAGTGGCGCTTATCCCATATTATTTGGGGAAAGCCAGACAGAAAATGACGTGTTACGTCTTTCGGGCGATTACTGGGTTGTGAACAACATCCAAACCTATGGCGGAAGAAATGGCATTGTTTTGGATGGCGCGAGCTATAACGAGCTTACAGGGTTAACGGTGAGCCATGTGGGTGAGCGAGGTATACAGCTTCGTAACGGTAGTTCATATAATAGTCTGCGACGCTCTTTGGTTTCGAATACTGGTTTGTCTACGCGTGAAGGCTACGACGCATATGCTGAAGCTATTGTTGTTGGTTCGCCCGCAGACGAATGGTCCAGTGCGCCTTCAGGTGTTTTTGACCCAACGAATATGAGCAATCGTATTTTTACCAATATTCTTGGGCCAAATGTGTTGGCTGAAGCCATCGATATTCATGAAGGTGTTGAATCAACTGAGGTTAAGTTCAATGTTATTGATGGCCTTGGGTTGTCCGCAAACGCTGAGCAGTCTGCGTTGATCGTTGTGAAGGGGAATGATACTGATATTAGCTTCAACACCTTTATTAATGAGTCGGGCGAAGCGTTAAACCATGTTGTTGCCGCTACTACAGTAGAACGAGATTGGGTGACACAAGCGTGGGGGGAAAATACGCATTTTTATCAAAATAAAGCGGATCTTGGTGGTGCAGCCACTGCGCTTGCGAATAGCGGTAATGTTGCGGTATTTAATGCGACTGAAAATACTCGAACTGATGGGGTAGAGGTAAGTTACGTTGGAGCGGGTATTAATACGGAATACTCAGTGCCCATCTATCAGATTCAAACAGTTGTTGATACACCGCTGTGCTTGGCAGAAGTACGCCCTTATACCACGACGGATTCCGGCATTAATTTGTCCGCTGGTATAGAGATGCAAGCGTGTGGGAATGCGGCTGAGCAATTGTGGAAGTTTGTCCATGATGAAGATGGGTTTGTTTTCATTGTGCCATCAGATGTTCCTGGGCGCACACTGGCGCCACAAACACCGCTTTATGTGGGTGAAACAGGGCTTCCTGTGGTGACTGCCGAAGTTGACTCGTTAGGCGTTATTCTTAACCCTGAAGACGGCTTCTACCTTCGTTGGCAGCTATTTTACGATGGTGATGAAGTTATTATTGTTAACAAAGGGGATTGGGGTCGGCGGTATGTGTTGACCGGCGCTGCAGAAGTGGGTTCTGCCGTTAATCTTGCTGTTAATATTGGCCACGAACTTCAGCGTTTCCGTTTAATCGCTCAGTAATCTGTTTTACTCTGAGAAAAAGGGCTTTTAAAGCCCTTTTTTTGTGCGTGAACATTTTATTTTACGCTGCATTCACGGTGATTTAGTTCTATGCTCGGTACTAGTATTGCCTTGTAGTACTATTGCCTTGTAGTACTATCCCCTTGTGGCACTATCC is a genomic window of Teredinibacter purpureus containing:
- a CDS encoding cellulase family glycosylhydrolase, which produces MNKSKNSSRTGKIRQWCLSTALATASLFASSAMAVDGFYVKDGLLFDNYDKPFIMRGVNHAHTWYEDTTEQALIDIASVGSNSVRIVLSTGLHEEDWGRDSEETVAGIIAQMKELQMVSIVEVHDSTGYPEKSGAVHLSTGVDYWIDIQGALKGEEDTVIINIANEPYGNSGVTGDDWVNDHIDAIQRLREAGFTHTLMVDAPNWGQDWENTMLERAPEVFAADPLANVVFSVHMYQIYNNRNVIDSYLRTFVYDHKLPIVVGEFGADHQDEDVDEASILELTDLYDLGYLGWSWSGNSGGVESLDITIDYDVGNLSTWGDLLINSEHGIRATAQTCTCFTGGTGAVFPPQAISFNHTTLRDTDTTFDLLGSDIDGELVSATIITAPQNGAVSTNGISATYSPNSAFSGIDTFEYTLTDNESVESATATATMIVATGGGVDGLPACRVEFVRYDEWDTGSHLQLNLNNNAGHNITFEGYDLNFLIGEAENLNGGYNATSFTEDGNSVTIRLDTDHFNGILAPGNTVTIDYQVTKDSGPAVQPAYYTLTGDNGSTWTCADSSFTGSNPNPTPAPSGEPSLPPSPEPTPTAEPTPTPTPTVEPTPTAEPTPGTDVCTEMCKWYQDDPRPLCENQTSGWGYENNQSCIGIETCEGQSSNGGIVQICDGEPEPTPTPTPEPTPTPTPTPTPTPTPTPTSEPTPIPTAEPTPIPTPEPTPTTAPSGGICNWYGWQVSICDNTDSGWGNENNQTCISRAACGNNIVQ
- a CDS encoding glycoside hydrolase family 9 protein, which gives rise to MIKKIWLATSVAALAFASSGASAQSNFAYGEALQKSLYFYEAQQAGPLPEWNRVAWRGDSVPDDGADVGLDLRGGWFDAGDHVKFGFPMAATVTMVAWGGVDYTGAYQDSNQQEHLLNNLRFVNDYFINAHPSANEFYGQVGVGGDDHTFWGPAEVLHHKIPESRVSMKIDSSCPGPDLAAETAAAMASSSMVFSSNDAAYAATLVSHAESLFNFAESTTGTTGKDNAYSLCISDASSFYSSTDGVYWDEMAWAAIWLWRATGNDRYLTKARDYYVQMGTENQSETPVYTWSQGWNDKAYGVYVLMAALVGDDNYHEDAQRYLDHWSIGDGNRTGAGLILVDTWGVNRYAANAAYLALFYAESLGTSHPLHDRYHSFGKYQIDHILGDNPANQSYVVGFGNNYPTNVHHRGSHGSWADTSSVPEQQRHILYGALVGGPNADTGYVEDRDDYVENEVATDYNSGFTSALAALYSQYGGAPLSNFPPAEPETVEYLVGAKVNSSSSQYVEIKAVIQNHSTTPAKGRDDLSIRYFYDLSEVFDAGYGLEDLTVSSGYNQASNISALNQWNGTIYYVEVLFGDDVIFPGGQSEHRREVQFRVALPDSATGVEWDNSNDPSYDAAYSGTVDATYGIDAPKIPAYGPEGLVWGQEPSGGSEPTPTPAPTAEPSTTPVPTPTPTPTSAPSVTPTPTTTPTATPVPTPGTGTCSDQCKWYQDDPRPLCNNQESGWGYENNQSCIGIDTCNSQNGSGGVVSVCDGPTPEPTAAPTPTPTAAPTPTAAPTPTPTAAPTPTPTTAPTPTPTTAPTPTAAPTPTPAPTAEPTGSMCNWYGWQVAICSNTSSGWGNENNQTCISRAACGDNVVQ
- a CDS encoding VWA domain-containing protein, which encodes MTILFHNIKTLFIRLVFTSIFGLTACSDTPPTNYARGVYLLLDTSGTYTQELTKAQQLINFMLAILEPGDTFAVARIDSGSFSEKDIIAKVVLDARPSVANKQKRTFATQIERFVGTVQSSAYTDISGGLLQGVEYLNEANVGSKTIMIYSDLKEELPKDYVRDFDLNLKGFTVQALNVTKLRADNQNPQDYLNRLSLWSNKVITGGGNWRVVNDLDKPEALTF
- a CDS encoding cadherin-like beta sandwich domain-containing protein, whose protein sequence is MLRSTSPFLYAFSVLLLLSLNGCGNDTDRKKGAVTDFSDLTDMRLSSLVIDQGTLVPAFDPDYIGTYALNVPSDVTSINITASPLNEDIKLAIAKRELERDENGDPVLDENGNSTFNYLGENNEIEPGEVDTKTLAEGDNIIVLRMSEDGNTRRLNYTINVHRVSTSAKLLNIVATNQAYNSDDASDVFYLALTPEFNSSVFSYAAEVPYAGCMITVGAQTNERHTSVTINNRESAHFQSIELNVAEGDNLVELVSRAEDGVGEETYQLTVTRAVGTTEELAADTTLSAMEIVGAELQTDFGCLIPSYLGAYNQNVSGLQLTASPSVEGATMTLGVPELSDTGVILSVTEPQTLLAGVPFAIDVDGVDSVERVLEVTASNGTNKRYYTLSLGRRETNWVLVETVDELQAALLNAEPNDEIVVRPTYYFGTASLDTSGHEDALFYSDRSGTADTPITLRSASSGAYPILFGESQTENDVLRLSGDYWVVNNIQTYGGRNGIVLDGASYNELTGLTVSHVGERGIQLRNGSSYNSLRRSLVSNTGLSTREGYDAYAEAIVVGSPADEWSSAPSGVFDPTNMSNRIFTNILGPNVLAEAIDIHEGVESTEVKFNVIDGLGLSANAEQSALIVVKGNDTDISFNTFINESGEALNHVVAATTVERDWVTQAWGENTHFYQNKADLGGAATALANSGNVAVFNATENTRTDGVEVSYVGAGINTEYSVPIYQIQTVVDTPLCLAEVRPYTTTDSGINLSAGIEMQACGNAAEQLWKFVHDEDGFVFIVPSDVPGRTLAPQTPLYVGETGLPVVTAEVDSLGVILNPEDGFYLRWQLFYDGDEVIIVNKGDWGRRYVLTGAAEVGSAVNLAVNIGHELQRFRLIAQ